From Acidimicrobiales bacterium:
GGCCCCTTCGGGTGACGCCCTGGCGGCGGGATCCCTCGGCGGCGAGGTACGGATCGTCGCCGGCGGCGGGCACGAGGCGCCGGCGCCGGCGTCGTCGCCCATCGCGCTCCACCCCGGCGGGGCGCTGTGCCTGGCCTGGTCCCACGACTCGGCGTGGGTCGCCAGCGGCGGCACGGATGCCCGCCTCGTCGTGCGCCACCGCCGGATGGGGACGGGCATGGAGGTGGAGCTGGCCGGATGGGTCCGGTCGGTGGCCTGGAGCCGGGACGGCTGGCTGGCGGCAGCGGCCGGCCGGGAGGTGTACGGGGCGCACCTCGACGACGGCCGGTGGCACACCCTGGCGCCCCATCCCGGGCCCGTGACCGCCCTGGCGTGGAGCGACCGCTCATCGCCCGGCCTTCCGTCCCGCCTCGCCGTCGCCGGCGTGGGCGGCCTGCGCTGGTACGAGCCTTCTCGGGACGGCGAGCCCGTCGCCAGCCGCTGGGAGGCCGCTGCGCTGCTCACCATGGTGGTCGACGCGGCCGCCGGGACCGTGGCCGCCGGCAGCCTCCGCGGCCGGGTGTGGGTGTCCGGCGTCGGACCGGGCCCCTGCGCTCGCGCCCACGGGCGCCTGGGCCCGGTCAGGCGCCTGGCGTGGAGCCGCGGGGCGAGCCGCCTGGCAGCCGCCGAGGAGAGCCGCATCGCCGTGTGGGACCACCGCCGCAGCCGAGCTGCGCAGCCGGGCCGGCTCCAGGACGCTATCGCTCACCCCAGCGCCTTCGTCTCGCTGCCGGCCCACCCCGGCGGGGTCTCCGACGTGGCGTGGGACCCCGGCGGCGAGATCCTGGCGTCGGTGGGAGCCGACGGCCACGTCGCGTTGTGGAAGCCCGACGAGACCCGGGACCCCCTTCAACGCATCGACCTGGGCGAGCCCCTCTCCTGCCTCGCCTGGCGGCCCGACGGCACCGGCCTGGCCGCCGGTGGCGAGGCGGGCTCGCTGCACCGGTTGAGGCTCCGTCACCGACCGCCTACGTCCCGCCCATGACGGGCGGCTCCGGTCCCGGCCGCGGTGCGAACCTGGCCGCTGGCCCGCCTCCGGTGGAGGCCGAGGTCAGGGCGCAGGCGCAGACCGGGCCACGCGATGCAGGCGCAGCCGGCGGGCGCCGGCTCCGGCCCCCGCCGCCGCCAGGTAGGCGGCGATGGCGGTGAGCACGATGGCGGAGCCGGGGCTGTAGTCGAGGTAGTGCGCGACCGACAGCCCGGCCACGGCACTGGAGGACCCGACGGCGGACGCGGTGACGAGCGTGCCCCGGTAGCTGGAGGCCAGCTGGGCGGCGGCGGCCACGGGTACGACCATCATGGCGGCGATGAGCAGCAGGCCGATCGACGACATCCCGGCGACGACCACGAGCGAGACCATCAGGGTCAGGGCCAGGACGATCCGGTCGGTGGCGACGCCCGACACCCGGGCCGCTTCCTCGTTGAAGGCCAGGGCGACGAGGCGGGGATAGAGGACCGCGGTGAGGGCCACCACCGCGGCGGCCAGGACGGCGATGAGCCACACCCGCCCCCAGCTCAGGTTGAGCGGGCTTCCGAACAGCACGCCGACGAGGCGCGTCTGGCCGGCGCCCGCTCGCGCCGAGAGGAGGTACCCCAGGGCGATCCCCCCGTAGAAGATCAAGGCGATGGCGAGGTCGCCGGCGAGCCCGGCCCGGGACATGCGGATCAGGAGCAGGCCGGCGACGACGCTGCACGCCAGCGCACCGAGAAGCGGCTCGGCGCCGACCAGGAAGGCCAGGCCCACCCCGGCGAAGGCGACATGGCCCATCCCGTCGCCGATGAGCGACTGCCCCCGCTGGACGATGAAGCTGCCGACGAGAGGGGCGACGCCCGCCGTCAGCGTGCACGCCACCAGCGCCCGCTGCATGAACTCGAACTCGAACGGGTTCACGTGGCGGCGGCGTGGCGGACGGCGGCCGGGGCGACGGGGGCGGAGACGTCGACGAGCTGACCGTCGTCGACCGCCAACACCCGGTCGGCCAGCCCCGTGAAGGCTCCCGGGTCGTGGCTCACGTAGACGACGGCCATGCCTTCGACCCGCACCAGGTGCTCGAGCGATTGCCGCAGCACGGCCCTGGCGGCGGCGTCGACTCCGGTCGTCGGCTCGTCCAGCACCAACAGCTGCGGAGCGGTCACCAGAGCGCGGGCGATCAGGGCCCGTTGCTGCTGGCCGCCCGAGACCTCCGACACCCGCCGGCGCCTGACGTCGGCGAGGCCCATGAGGTCCAGGACGTGCTCGAGGCGCTCGCGCGTGGCGCTTCCCCGCCGCACGGCGCGCCTGGTGCCCGCCAGCCCGCTGCGAACCACCTCCTCGACGCTCAGCGGCAGCGCCGAAGACGCGACCGCCCGCTGGGGGACGTACCCCAGCTGCCACCACTGCCGGAACGATCCCGTGGCCACGCCGAAGAGGCGCACGCTCCCGCGGTCGGGGCGGAGCAGGCCGAGGCTCAGGCGCAGGATCGTGGTCTTCCCCGCGCCGTTGGGGCCGACGACGGCGACGCACTCGCCCTTGTGGACGGACAGCGACACGTCCCGCACCACCGCAACGGCCCCGTAGGCGAACGTGACGGCGTCGAGCTCGAGGACCGGGCGCGGCGCAGGCACGGGCCGGCGACCCCTCAAGGGCAGCCGAGGGCGGTGGCGAACTGGCGGGCCTGCTGGCGGAGCAGCTCGGGGAAGGCGGTGCCGGCCTCGGCGTCGGTGACGGCGTCGAGCGGAGAGACCTCGAGCAGCTCGACGCCCGCCTCCCTGGCCACGACCTCGGCGTCGCTCCGCCCCTCGACGGGCTCGACCAGGACATGGCCGATCCCCTGGGCCCTGATCTCGGCGACCAGCTCGGCGAGCTCGGCGCTGGAGGCGCCCGCCTCCGGATTGATCCCGGTGACGCCGTGCTGGGTGTGGCCGAAGGGCCGGAGGAGGTAACCGTACGCCTGGTGGCTCACCACCGCCTCGTCGAGCCTGCACGGTCCACCCAGCAGGTCGTCCAGGTCCCCGCGCACGCCCATGAGCTCGTCGCGGGCGCCGGCGGCGTTCTCGCGGTACATCTCCGCTCTCGACGGGTCGGCGGCGGCGAAGGCGGCGCCCACTCGCTCGGCCACCTCGGCCATGATCTCGGCGTCGAACCACATGTGCGCGTCGATCGCCTCGTCGCCGTGCTCGCCGCTCTCCTCGCCCGCGTGCTCGCCGCTCTCCTCGCCGGCGTGCTCGCCGTCGGAGTGCAAGTCCCCGGCCGCCCGCAGCACGCGATCACCCGCCACGTCGGACAGTGCCACCACCTCCCCCGACGCTGCTCCCACCGCCTCCTCGACCTGCGGCTGGTAGCCGATGTCGCCCACGTAGAGCACCACGTCGCTCGTCTCGATCGCCGACCGCTGGCTCGGAGTGAGGTCGAGGTCGTGCGCCTCGGCTCCGCCCGCGGTCAGCAGTGTGACCTCGGCGTCGGGCGCCACGCGCTCCGCGAGCCATGCCAGTGGGTAGACGGCGGCCACCGCGGAGACGGAACCGTCGTCGGCGGACCCGTCTCCGCCTCCACAGCCGGCAGCGACGGACGAGACGAGGGCGAGGGCGAGGACAAGAAGCAGGCGTGGCATGAGCCCCCGGTGAGTTCGGCGGTTGGTGAGAACAATAACCGTTTCGGATTGGCAGGGACAAGCGGAGGACGCTCTCAATCTCGGCACGCCGCCTACCGATCCTCGCCGGTGGTGGCGCCGCAGCTCTCACGCGTCGGGATCGCCGGCGGCGCTTGTCAGGCCGAGTCGGGCTGGTGGCGTCGTACCGCGCAAGCCGAGGCCCGCCCAAGTCGTCGGCCACCCAACCGCCGCGGCCGCCGGTTCCCGCCTGCGCCGGGCATGCCGCCTCCCGAACTAGAATGAGAACTGTTATTGTACCGCCCGGACCGCCGGTGGGTGGCGAGGGCCGCCCGACATTGCCCACCGAGTTCACGGCCTACGGGCTGTTCGCCGATGAGGAAGGTGCCAACCATGCGTCGCCATCGTCTGATCCCGGCTCTGCTGGCCGTTCTCCTGGCCGCACTGGCCCCCGCCGACGTCTCGGCGCGCCCGGGGTCGGTCCTGGTCACGGACCTGGGCAGTCTGGGCGGCAGCGCCACCTTCGCCCTCGACATCAACGATGCTCGCCAGGTGACCGGGAACTCCCGAACCACCGGAGGCCAGCTCGTGGCCTTCCTCTGGCAGGGCGGCCACCTCACCGAGCTCGGGTCCCTTCCCGGCGGCAACGGGTTCAGCCGCGGGTACGCCGTGAGCCCCGACGGCGTCGTCGTCGGCGAGAGCGACAACAACCGGCCCCGCGCCTTCCGTTGGGAGGATGGCGTCATGACCGACGTCGGCACGCTCCCCGGCGGGTCCACAGCGGTGGCCCACGACGTGAACGGCTCCGGCGACACCGTGGGCGCCGCCTCGAACGGCTTCGCCACCAGGCCGTTCGTCGCCGTCGACGGATCCGAGCCGGTGGACCTCGGGACCCTTGCCGGAACGCCGACATCGTCCGGGCGGGCATGGGCGGTGAACGATCGAGGCGACGTCGCAGGACTGTCCCGCAACGTTGTCGACAGCACGTCGGAGGCCACGCTCTGGCCGGCAGGAACGCCCGGATCGGCAGTCAGCCTCGGTTCTCTCGGCGAAGGCCTCTTCAGCCAGGCCTACGCGCTGAACAACCAAAGGGTGGCGGTTGGTGAATCGAGCGTCCTGAGCGGGGACGGGCACGCCGTCGTCTGGCCGGGCGCGGGAAGCCCGGTCGACCTCGGCACCCTCGGGTTCCGACACAGCCGGGCCAACGACATCAACGAGCGGGGGGAGATCGTGGGGCACGTCGGTGCCTTCCGCGGGGCACCCACCTCCGGGGGCCGAGCGGTGCTGTGGCGGGCCAACGACGCGGTCGATCTCAACGAGCTGCTCCCGCCCGGGTCACCATGGGTCCTCCACAGCGCGGAGGGGATCAACGACCGAGGCGACGTCGTCGGCTTCGGTCGTCTGCACGGCCAGCTGAGGTCATTCCTCCTGAACGTGAGGGTCGCACGCTCCTGAGCGGGCGTACGGCCCGGCGGCAACCGCAACGAGCAGCCCGTCGACGCCGTGCGCGCCGGCCAGTACCGCGTCTGCCTCACCTGGCGAACCGGGCGATGTACGCGCGCCGCGCGTGTCAGGTGCGGTACACCGTCACGTGGGCCGTGGAGTCGGCGGTGAAGGGCGAACGCGTCCAGTCCGCCCACCGGCTCTCCCTGCGAAGCCCGGCCAGCCGGCCCATCAGGTCCAGCTCGGCCGGCCACGCGTAGCGGTGGGTGGCCGGGTACAGCCGGACCCGACCGCCGGCGAACACCGCCTGGGTGGTGCGCATGAGCTGGTCGGCCTGGTCGAGCTCGGCCGCCTCGATGGACAGGACGTCGGGCCCGATCACCCGCGGTCGCAGCAGGCGGTTGCTCCTGAACCCGCCGACGTCGGGGACCCACGCCTCGACCACGAACCGGCCCCCGGGGCGGAGGTGACGGGCCGCGTTCTGGAAGCACGCCACCTGGGCGTCCTGGTCGGGCAACGCGAAGATCGTGTTCACGGCCAGCACGACCAGCGAGAACCCCTCCCCCGCCACGGCGTCGGCGAAGTTGCCGATCACGACGCGGAGCTGTTCGCCACCGGGCTTCTCCCGGAGCTTCGCCACCATCTCGGGCGATCCGTCGATGCCGTGGACGTCGAGCCCCCGGCGCACCATCGGGAGGGCCAGCCGGCCGGTACCGATGCCGAGCTCGAGCACGGGCCCGCCGTCGGCCAGCTCCACCAGGCAGTCGACCGCCGCGTCGGTCTCCCAGTGGTCGGCGTACAGCGCGTCGTAGTCATCGGCGATGCCCGAGGCGCCGTACTCGCCGGCGTCGAAGTCGCTCATCGACGCAGCGTAGGCGCCGCCCTGCTGCCGCCCTACCGCTTCCCGGACCGGCGGGTCACCTGTCCGCCGGGCTCTCCTCGACGAGCAGCGGATCCCCCCGGCGGACCACCCACCGGGCGGCCCGGGTCTCACCTGCCGCCGGGTCGGTGACCCCGTCCACGTGCCACCACTCGGCCCGCACCCGGTCATGGTCGACGTCGACCACCAGGTACCCGTGGCGTTCGAGGTCGAAGAAGCGGACGTGCGGGTTCTGGCGCCGTACGACACGGCGGAGGAGGGCCCGGGCACCGGGAAGGGGCGGCGCCACCTCCTCGGCGAACGACCGGGACGTGATGCTGGGCGTGACGAGCTCCACGCCGACGGTCCGGGACGGCTGCGTCGGGTCGAGGGTCAGCTCCGACGCCCACGACGAGTGGAGGTCGCCGGTGAGCACCACGATGTCGCTCACCCCGGCGCGCTCGACGAACTCGAAGAGGTTCCGGCGCTCGCGTGGGTAGCCGTCCCACTGGCCGGCGTTGACGCCGGCACCGCCGGCGACGGTTCCGGGGAGGAAGCGGCGGAGCGGGCCCGGGAGGGTGACGAGGCGCAGCGGCGCCATCATCACCTGGTTGCCGAGGACCCGCCACGCCGCCGGCGCCCGCAGCTCGTCGCGGAGCCAACGGCGCTGGCCGTCACCCAGGAGCGAGCGGCTCCGGGACTCGACCGTCGCCACCGGGCGCTCGCCGTCTGCCGCCGGTCGATCGCGGCCCTCGAGGCGGGTGTCGAGCATGATCAGGCGGACGAGGTCGCCGAGGGCGAAGCTCCGGTAGATGCGCCCGGGACGCGACCGGTCCGGCGTGCGGACGGGGAGCCACTCGAGGAAGGCCCGGGTGGCGGCCGCCCGGCGTCGGGGCCACGGCCCGTCCGAGGCCGGGTCGTGGTCGGCGGCGCCGTCGCGCCAGGCGTTGCCGGCCACGTCGTGGTCGTCCCAGACCGCCACCAGCGGATGGCGCTCGTGCAGGCGCCGGAGGTCGGGGTCGGTCCGGTACTGGGCGTGGCGGGCCCGATAGTCGGCGAGGGTGCGCAGGCGCGCCGCAGGGTTGTGGGACCGGCCGAGCTCCGTCCACGCCTCGTCGCTCTCGTAGACGTAGTCCCCGAGGTGCACGACGAGGTCGACCTCGCGCTCGGCCAGATGCCGGTAGGCGGTGAACAGCCCGTGCGCCCAGTTGGCGCACGACACGACGCCCAGGCGCACGGCCGCCGTCTGCCCGCTCGGCGCCGTCCGGGTGCGCCCGACGGGCGACGCGGCGCCGTCGACCTCGAACCGGTAGTGGTACGTGGTCGCCGGCTCGAGGCCACCGACGTCGACCTTCACCGTGAAGTCGTCCTCGGCCGAGGCAGTCGCGTGCCCTTCGGCCACGGCGGGGCCCCCGCCGTCGGACGAGCGAGAGACCCGCCACCGCACGGGGACGGCGTCGCCCTCGGGGACCGTCACCCGGGTCCACAGCACGACCGCGTCGGGGAGCGGGTCGCCGCTGGCGACCCCGTGGCGGAACGGGCCGCCTCCACCGGCGGTCAACGCCGCGGGCGCTCTGCGGGGCGACCGGCGAGGCCGCCGGCGCGGCGCCGGCCGAGCGGGTGGGCCGACCCCATGGTGAGCATGCCCCGACCGATGCACAGGCCGGGATGGCGCCCGGCCAGGCCGGCCAGAGGGCTCCCGGGGCCCGTGTCGACTCGAACGGAGGCGAGCCGCGCCCTGCCCCGCACGTGGGCGCCCGTCGCCACCACGCCGGCGTCGCCGGACTGCAGGCACCACGTCGGGAGCGGGACCGGGGCTCGGGGGCCGATGGGCCGGCCGCTCAGCTCGACGTCGCCCTCGGGCCACCGCAGGCGAGCGGTGCCGTCGCCGCCCGGCGACCACTCCAGCGTCCCCAGCTGCTTGGGGAAGCTCCACCGGGCCCGGCCCTCGTCGAGTGACGCCGCCGTGTCGACGACCATCACCGTGGCGCACGAGCCGGGCCGGGCACCGAGGCGCACCGGCTCGACGACGGCCAGCTCGACGTACGGCCCGACGGGCGACGTGGCGTAGCGGGCACCGATCACCAGGACCGGTCCGGGAACGCGCACCAGCGGTGCCGGCACGACGCCGACCGCTTGGGGGCTCCAGGCGACGCCCACCACGCACTCGCACGTGGCCCGCCACCGCGCCGGGCTGCCCACCGGGGCGGCGCCGGAGGCCGCCGTGCGCCTCCCGCCCCGGCCCGCGGGGACCGCCCTACGCACCCCGCCGGCGGACGGCCCGGCGCTGCTCGATGAAGTCGACCAGCACGTAGTCGCCCAGCGTCTCGGGCGTGGTGAAGAAGGCCCGGCCCCGGTTGAGCTCGGTCAGCTTCTCCACGAACGCGGTCAGCGCCCGGGTGGCGTCGAGCATGAACGTGTTGATGCGAATGCCCTCACGGGTGCAGCGGTTCACCTCGGCCAGGGTGGCATCGACCGTCTCCCGCACCGGTGGGTAGTTGAAGAACACCTCGCCGTCGGGGCGGACGTGGGCGGTGGGCTCGCCGTCGGTGACCAGGATGATCTGGCGGGTGCCCGGCCTCGACGCGAGCATGCGCCGGGCGAGGGCGAGGCCGTGCTGGAGGTTGGTGCCGAACACGAAGTCCCACGACACCTCGGGCAGCTGTCGGGGCTGGAGCTCGCGTGCGACCTCGCTGAAGCCGACGATGCCGAGGTAGTCGCGGGGGTACTTCGACGAGATGAGGGCGTGGAGGGCGACGGCCACCTTCTTGGCGGCCAGGAAGTTGTCCCGCATGGGCATCGAGAGCGAGAGGTCGAGCATCAGCACCGTCGACGTGCGGGTAAGCGTCTCGCTGCGCTCGACCTCGAAGTCGTCCGCCGACAGGCGCACCGGCAGGCCGGCGCCACCACGCGCCAATGCGTTGCGGACGGTCCGCTCGATGTTGACGTCGAAGGGGTCGCCGAACTCGTACGGCTTGGTCTCGTGGGACCGCTCGCCCCCACCGCCGGCCCGCTCGACCTGGTGGCCGCCGAGGCGATCGCGCGAAAGCTTGGCGAACAGCTCTGCGAGGGCATTGTGGCCGATCCTGCGCAGGCCCTTCGGAGTGAGCTCCAGGCGCCCCTCGCGGTGCTCCACCAGCCCCGCCTGCTCCAGCGCACGGGACAGCTGGGCCAGCCGCTCGAGGTCGCGCGCGGCGTCGGGGCCGAGCAGGTCCCGGGCCCGCTCGATGTCCACGTCGGCCAGCGCGCCCGGCGCCGCCGCACCGCTGAGCAGGCTCTCCAGGTCGTCCAGCTCGCCCAACTGGTCGACCACGGCGGCCCCGTCCGCCAGACCGAGGGGGTCGTCCCCACGGAACGACCAGGAGCGTTCCCACCCGGCGTCCGGGAAGGCGGACTGCAGGTTCGACCTGAGGCGCTCGACCTGCCAGGCCAGGTCCATGTCGCCCAGCAGCCGGTCGGACAGCGCCTGGATCTCAGCCCGCTGCTCGGGCGTCATCGAGTTGAGCATGGCCTGGCCGGCCGCCATCTGGGCGGCCATCTGGGCCAGCAGCTCGTCGAGCGTCTCCGGCCTGCCGGGGAAGAAGTCGCCGAACTCGTGCATGAAGCGGTCGAACGCCGCCGTGGTGTCCTCGCCCCCCGCCCGCATCTCGAGCAGGTCGTTCAGGGACGAGAACATCTCCCGCATGCGGGCGACCTGCTCGGGGGTGAGGCTCGACATGGCCTCGGACATCTGGTTGAACCGGCTCTGGAGGACCTCGCGCCGGAGCCGGTCCACCAGCTCCTCGAAGCGCTCGGCCGCCTCGGGCGACGTGAACTCGTGCTGCTGGAGCGCCTGCACGCGGCCGGCCAGGTCGGGCGGGAGCAGGTCGAGGCGCAGGCGCCGCTCCGCCATGGCGCCCTCGGTCACCTCCTGCCGGCGCCGGTCTCCCGACCGGCGGGCCTGCTCCACCAGCCGGTCGATCGCCTCGCGATCGGCGGCGACCACCTCGTGCAGCTCCCGGGCGATTCCGTCGTAGGCGCCTCCCAGGTCGTGGGACTCCAGCAGCTCGCGGCGCCGCTCCCGGAGCCGCTCGAGCAGCTCCTGGAGCCCGGCCACCCGCTCGCCGGCCCGGTCCCGGAACCCCTGCTGGAGCAGCCGGCGCAGGGCCGGGCTCACGTCGCCGTGGTACAGCAGGTCGTCGGTGATCTCCGACAGGACGTCCTCGGCGTCGAGCTCGAAGCCGGTCTGGGTGCCGTC
This genomic window contains:
- a CDS encoding metal ABC transporter permease is translated as MNPFEFEFMQRALVACTLTAGVAPLVGSFIVQRGQSLIGDGMGHVAFAGVGLAFLVGAEPLLGALACSVVAGLLLIRMSRAGLAGDLAIALIFYGGIALGYLLSARAGAGQTRLVGVLFGSPLNLSWGRVWLIAVLAAAVVALTAVLYPRLVALAFNEEAARVSGVATDRIVLALTLMVSLVVVAGMSSIGLLLIAAMMVVPVAAAAQLASSYRGTLVTASAVGSSSAVAGLSVAHYLDYSPGSAIVLTAIAAYLAAAGAGAGARRLRLHRVARSAPAP
- a CDS encoding metal ABC transporter ATP-binding protein, with product MPAPRPVLELDAVTFAYGAVAVVRDVSLSVHKGECVAVVGPNGAGKTTILRLSLGLLRPDRGSVRLFGVATGSFRQWWQLGYVPQRAVASSALPLSVEEVVRSGLAGTRRAVRRGSATRERLEHVLDLMGLADVRRRRVSEVSGGQQQRALIARALVTAPQLLVLDEPTTGVDAAARAVLRQSLEHLVRVEGMAVVYVSHDPGAFTGLADRVLAVDDGQLVDVSAPVAPAAVRHAAAT
- a CDS encoding metal ABC transporter substrate-binding protein — encoded protein: MPRLLLVLALALVSSVAAGCGGGDGSADDGSVSAVAAVYPLAWLAERVAPDAEVTLLTAGGAEAHDLDLTPSQRSAIETSDVVLYVGDIGYQPQVEEAVGAASGEVVALSDVAGDRVLRAAGDLHSDGEHAGEESGEHAGEESGEHGDEAIDAHMWFDAEIMAEVAERVGAAFAAADPSRAEMYRENAAGARDELMGVRGDLDDLLGGPCRLDEAVVSHQAYGYLLRPFGHTQHGVTGINPEAGASSAELAELVAEIRAQGIGHVLVEPVEGRSDAEVVAREAGVELLEVSPLDAVTDAEAGTAFPELLRQQARQFATALGCP
- a CDS encoding class I SAM-dependent methyltransferase, yielding MSDFDAGEYGASGIADDYDALYADHWETDAAVDCLVELADGGPVLELGIGTGRLALPMVRRGLDVHGIDGSPEMVAKLREKPGGEQLRVVIGNFADAVAGEGFSLVVLAVNTIFALPDQDAQVACFQNAARHLRPGGRFVVEAWVPDVGGFRSNRLLRPRVIGPDVLSIEAAELDQADQLMRTTQAVFAGGRVRLYPATHRYAWPAELDLMGRLAGLRRESRWADWTRSPFTADSTAHVTVYRT
- a CDS encoding alkaline phosphatase D family protein, whose translation is MTAGGGGPFRHGVASGDPLPDAVVLWTRVTVPEGDAVPVRWRVSRSSDGGGPAVAEGHATASAEDDFTVKVDVGGLEPATTYHYRFEVDGAASPVGRTRTAPSGQTAAVRLGVVSCANWAHGLFTAYRHLAEREVDLVVHLGDYVYESDEAWTELGRSHNPAARLRTLADYRARHAQYRTDPDLRRLHERHPLVAVWDDHDVAGNAWRDGAADHDPASDGPWPRRRAAATRAFLEWLPVRTPDRSRPGRIYRSFALGDLVRLIMLDTRLEGRDRPAADGERPVATVESRSRSLLGDGQRRWLRDELRAPAAWRVLGNQVMMAPLRLVTLPGPLRRFLPGTVAGGAGVNAGQWDGYPRERRNLFEFVERAGVSDIVVLTGDLHSSWASELTLDPTQPSRTVGVELVTPSITSRSFAEEVAPPLPGARALLRRVVRRQNPHVRFFDLERHGYLVVDVDHDRVRAEWWHVDGVTDPAAGETRAARWVVRRGDPLLVEESPADR
- a CDS encoding acetoacetate decarboxylase family protein; its protein translation is MRRAVPAGRGGRRTAASGAAPVGSPARWRATCECVVGVAWSPQAVGVVPAPLVRVPGPVLVIGARYATSPVGPYVELAVVEPVRLGARPGSCATVMVVDTAASLDEGRARWSFPKQLGTLEWSPGGDGTARLRWPEGDVELSGRPIGPRAPVPLPTWCLQSGDAGVVATGAHVRGRARLASVRVDTGPGSPLAGLAGRHPGLCIGRGMLTMGSAHPLGRRRAGGLAGRPAERPRR
- a CDS encoding VWA domain-containing protein, with amino-acid sequence MGRRFGYSRWDGTQTGFELDAEDVLSEITDDLLYHGDVSPALRRLLQQGFRDRAGERVAGLQELLERLRERRRELLESHDLGGAYDGIARELHEVVAADREAIDRLVEQARRSGDRRRQEVTEGAMAERRLRLDLLPPDLAGRVQALQQHEFTSPEAAERFEELVDRLRREVLQSRFNQMSEAMSSLTPEQVARMREMFSSLNDLLEMRAGGEDTTAAFDRFMHEFGDFFPGRPETLDELLAQMAAQMAAGQAMLNSMTPEQRAEIQALSDRLLGDMDLAWQVERLRSNLQSAFPDAGWERSWSFRGDDPLGLADGAAVVDQLGELDDLESLLSGAAAPGALADVDIERARDLLGPDAARDLERLAQLSRALEQAGLVEHREGRLELTPKGLRRIGHNALAELFAKLSRDRLGGHQVERAGGGGERSHETKPYEFGDPFDVNIERTVRNALARGGAGLPVRLSADDFEVERSETLTRTSTVLMLDLSLSMPMRDNFLAAKKVAVALHALISSKYPRDYLGIVGFSEVARELQPRQLPEVSWDFVFGTNLQHGLALARRMLASRPGTRQIILVTDGEPTAHVRPDGEVFFNYPPVRETVDATLAEVNRCTREGIRINTFMLDATRALTAFVEKLTELNRGRAFFTTPETLGDYVLVDFIEQRRAVRRRGA